One Streptomyces sp. CNQ-509 DNA window includes the following coding sequences:
- a CDS encoding dioxygenase — MPTMPALYLSHGAPPLADDPVWPAELAAWAAGLPRPRAVLVVSAHWEEAPAALGATTTVPLVYDFWGFPEHYYRVRYPAPGAPELAESVRTLLRSPGESVQDFPDRGLDHGAYVPLVEMYPDADIPVLQLSMPTLDPERLLALGRRLAPLRAEGVLIVGSGFFTHNLAALRHTGDGPPAWSAEFDAWGREALAAQDVDGLLDFVRKSPAGRLAHPRTEHFAPLFVALGAAEDDLPSQRSVIDGFWRGLAKRSLQLG, encoded by the coding sequence ATGCCCACCATGCCCGCGCTCTATCTCTCCCACGGCGCCCCGCCGCTCGCCGACGATCCCGTCTGGCCCGCCGAGCTGGCGGCCTGGGCCGCGGGCCTGCCCCGTCCGCGCGCCGTCCTCGTGGTCTCCGCGCACTGGGAGGAGGCCCCCGCCGCCCTCGGCGCCACCACCACGGTTCCGCTGGTCTACGACTTCTGGGGCTTCCCCGAGCACTACTACCGCGTCCGCTACCCCGCCCCCGGCGCCCCGGAGCTGGCCGAGTCCGTACGCACACTGCTGCGCAGCCCCGGCGAGAGCGTGCAGGACTTCCCCGACCGCGGACTCGACCACGGCGCGTACGTGCCGCTGGTGGAGATGTATCCGGACGCCGACATCCCGGTGCTCCAGCTCTCCATGCCGACCCTCGATCCCGAGCGGCTGCTCGCGCTCGGCCGCCGGCTCGCGCCGCTGCGCGCGGAGGGCGTGCTGATCGTCGGCAGCGGTTTCTTCACGCACAACCTCGCCGCGCTGCGGCACACCGGCGACGGGCCGCCCGCGTGGTCCGCGGAGTTCGACGCCTGGGGCCGCGAGGCGCTGGCGGCGCAGGACGTGGACGGGCTGCTGGACTTCGTGCGCAAGTCGCCCGCCGGGCGGCTGGCCCATCCCCGTACCGAGCACTTCGCCCCGCTGTTCGTCGCCCTCGGCGCCGCCGAGGACGACCTGCCGAGCCAGCGCAGCGTCATCGACGGCTTCTGGAGGGGACTGGCCAAGCGCTCCCTCCAACTGGGCTGA
- a CDS encoding MFS transporter — MPETALQPDPRRWKALAFIAVAQLMVVLDATIVNIALPSAQEDLGISDANRQWVITAYALAFGGLLLFGGRIADLWGRKRTFITGLVGFAIASALGGAATGQAMMFGARALQGVFGALLAPAALSLLAVLFTDGKERAKAFGIYGAIAGGGGAVGLILGGVLTEYLDWRWTFFVNIPFAVVAVLGAMAVIHDPKGSRNRSPLDIPGVLLATTGLVALVYGFTRAESEGWTDTLTIVMFVASVVLLAAFVAVEAKVKSPLLPLRVLLERNRGGVYLSLGLAVIAMFGVFLFLTYYLQVVKGYSPVKTGLAFLPMIVGMIIGSTQIGARLMTRVQPRLLLVPGFLTGALGMLLLAQMEPGSSYAALVLPALVLLGLGLGTAFMPAMSLATYGVEPRDSGVASAMVNTSQQVGGAIGTALLNTIAASATTDWISSHASEARTLGREGFANSAAVHGYSTAIWWAVGILVVSAALAYTLVTARAQSGHEVSGDGKDAGTEDEVQAPVMVH; from the coding sequence ATGCCAGAAACGGCATTGCAGCCTGATCCGAGGCGCTGGAAAGCCCTCGCGTTCATCGCTGTGGCTCAGTTGATGGTCGTGCTCGACGCGACCATCGTGAACATCGCGCTGCCCTCCGCCCAGGAGGACCTCGGCATCTCCGACGCCAACCGCCAGTGGGTCATCACGGCCTACGCGCTCGCGTTCGGCGGCCTGCTGCTCTTCGGCGGCCGTATCGCCGACCTCTGGGGGCGCAAGCGCACCTTCATCACCGGCCTCGTCGGCTTCGCGATCGCCTCCGCGCTCGGCGGCGCCGCGACCGGGCAGGCCATGATGTTCGGCGCCCGCGCCCTCCAGGGCGTCTTCGGCGCGCTCCTCGCGCCCGCGGCCCTGTCGCTGCTCGCGGTCCTCTTCACCGACGGCAAGGAGCGGGCCAAGGCGTTCGGCATCTACGGCGCCATCGCCGGTGGTGGCGGTGCCGTCGGCCTGATCCTCGGCGGTGTGCTGACGGAGTACCTGGACTGGCGCTGGACGTTCTTCGTGAACATCCCGTTCGCTGTCGTCGCCGTCCTCGGAGCCATGGCCGTCATCCACGACCCGAAGGGCAGCAGGAACCGCTCCCCGCTCGACATCCCGGGCGTGCTCCTGGCGACCACCGGTCTGGTCGCGCTGGTGTACGGCTTCACCCGGGCCGAGTCTGAGGGCTGGACCGACACCCTGACGATCGTCATGTTCGTCGCGTCCGTGGTGCTGCTGGCCGCGTTCGTGGCGGTGGAGGCGAAGGTCAAGAGCCCGCTGCTGCCGCTGCGCGTGCTGCTGGAACGCAACCGCGGAGGGGTCTACCTCTCGCTCGGCCTCGCGGTCATCGCGATGTTCGGCGTCTTCCTGTTCCTCACCTACTACCTGCAGGTCGTGAAGGGTTACAGCCCGGTCAAGACCGGCCTGGCGTTCCTTCCGATGATCGTGGGCATGATCATCGGCTCGACCCAGATCGGCGCCCGGCTGATGACCCGCGTGCAGCCGCGGCTGCTGCTGGTGCCCGGCTTCCTCACGGGTGCACTCGGCATGCTGCTGCTGGCCCAGATGGAGCCCGGCAGCTCGTACGCCGCGCTCGTCCTGCCGGCGCTGGTGCTGCTCGGCCTCGGTCTCGGTACAGCGTTCATGCCGGCCATGTCCCTGGCCACTTACGGGGTGGAGCCGCGCGACTCCGGCGTCGCCTCCGCGATGGTCAACACCTCGCAGCAGGTCGGCGGCGCCATCGGCACCGCACTGCTGAACACGATCGCCGCCAGTGCCACGACCGACTGGATCTCCTCGCACGCCTCCGAGGCCCGCACCCTGGGCCGCGAGGGCTTCGCGAACTCCGCGGCCGTGCACGGCTACTCGACGGCGATCTGGTGGGCCGTCGGCATCCTCGTGGTCTCCGCCGCCCTTGCGTACACCCTCGTCACCGCCCGGGCCCAGTCGGGGCACGAGGTCTCCGGTGACGGCAAGGACGCGGGCACGGAGGACGAGGTGCAGGCGCCGGTGATGGTCCACTGA
- a CDS encoding TetR/AcrR family transcriptional regulator has protein sequence MGRGKGATLTGQRQPRMRADASRNRERIIDAAREAFVEWGPDVPLDEIARRAGVGNATVYRNFADRRELILQVTLESMRRIADLAEAALAEDTEAFEALRGFVHRGADERIGSLCPLLVDGFDHAAPEVMGMRERLDTALEDLMARARAEGTLRSDVGVGDLMVALAQLTRPLPGLECTVGFDTYMHRHLELFLDGLMNPARSTLSGSAATFEALRQKGT, from the coding sequence ATGGGCAGGGGCAAGGGCGCCACGCTCACCGGGCAGCGGCAGCCGCGCATGCGGGCCGACGCCTCCCGCAACCGCGAACGGATCATCGACGCCGCCCGGGAGGCGTTCGTGGAGTGGGGCCCGGACGTCCCGCTCGACGAGATCGCCCGCCGCGCAGGCGTCGGCAACGCGACGGTCTACCGTAACTTCGCCGACCGCCGCGAGCTCATCCTCCAGGTGACCCTGGAGTCCATGCGCCGCATCGCCGACCTGGCGGAGGCCGCGCTCGCCGAGGACACCGAGGCGTTCGAGGCGCTGCGGGGCTTCGTACACCGGGGCGCCGACGAGCGGATCGGGTCGCTGTGCCCGCTGCTCGTCGACGGCTTCGACCACGCGGCCCCCGAGGTGATGGGCATGCGCGAGCGCCTCGACACCGCGCTGGAGGACCTGATGGCGCGGGCCCGCGCCGAGGGCACGCTCCGGTCGGACGTGGGCGTCGGCGACCTGATGGTCGCGCTCGCCCAGCTCACCAGGCCGCTGCCCGGCCTGGAGTGCACTGTGGGGTTCGACACGTACATGCACCGTCATCTGGAGCTGTTCCTCGACGGGCTGATGAATCCGGCCAGGTCAACGCTGTCCGGCAGCGCCGCCACGTTCGAGGCTCTGCGGCAGAAGGGCACGTAA
- a CDS encoding OsmC family protein → MATTRTAKTHWEGNLLEGKGTVALESSKIGTYDVSWPARSAEPGGKTSPEELIAAAHSACYSMAFSHGLAGKGHTVESLDTSADVTFQPGEGITGIVLTVRATVPGLSEEEFQAAAEDAKKNCPVSQALAGVKNITLHATLV, encoded by the coding sequence ATGGCAACCACCCGCACCGCGAAGACCCACTGGGAGGGCAACCTGCTCGAGGGCAAGGGGACCGTCGCCCTCGAGTCCTCCAAGATCGGCACGTACGACGTGAGCTGGCCGGCCCGCTCCGCCGAGCCCGGCGGCAAGACCAGCCCCGAGGAGCTGATCGCGGCGGCCCACTCGGCGTGCTACTCCATGGCCTTCTCGCACGGCCTGGCCGGCAAGGGCCACACCGTGGAGTCCCTGGACACCAGCGCCGACGTGACGTTCCAGCCCGGCGAGGGCATCACCGGCATCGTGCTGACGGTGCGCGCGACCGTGCCGGGGCTCTCCGAGGAGGAGTTCCAGGCCGCCGCCGAGGACGCCAAGAAGAACTGCCCGGTGAGCCAGGCGCTGGCGGGCGTCAAGAACATCACGCTCCACGCGACGCTGGTCTGA
- a CDS encoding lytic transglycosylase domain-containing protein produces the protein MASLSRMRHSVATAALAAAAMVALTASQAPGDEAGRAAGGGAEDRLDTAPVLPPGTPGDGQYHTEIPPLQGMDPVVSTQPTPPAVIEQQSGVPATVLDAYRKAERRIAVSDPGCGLPWELLAAIGKVESGHARGGAVDADGTTLTPILGPVLDGNGFAHISDTDGGRYDGDTGYDRAVGPMQFIPSTWAGWAADGNGDGRSDPDNVYDATLAAGHYLCAGGRDLTAAADLDRAILSYNYSRDYLTTVLAWLGFYRSGVHAVPDGAGVLPASSGAGNPRSVPEKGSRTPPGEPDGPGGIVVGPRPSPPDGGSGGTGGSGGSGGTGGSGGTGDSGGSGDPGGTGDPGGDPGGGDPGPSPSDPGESGGSGDPGGSGDPGGDPGGGTGDPGDPDPGGSCSADPGESPSPSPGEDPGASPCPDDSASPDPSGTT, from the coding sequence ATGGCTTCACTCAGCAGGATGCGCCACAGCGTGGCGACGGCGGCGCTCGCGGCGGCGGCGATGGTCGCGCTGACCGCCTCGCAGGCTCCCGGCGACGAGGCCGGCCGGGCGGCCGGGGGCGGGGCGGAGGACCGGCTCGACACCGCGCCCGTGCTGCCGCCGGGGACCCCGGGCGACGGCCAGTACCACACCGAGATCCCGCCGTTGCAGGGGATGGACCCGGTCGTCAGCACGCAGCCGACGCCGCCGGCGGTGATCGAGCAGCAGTCCGGCGTCCCGGCGACCGTGCTCGACGCGTACCGGAAGGCGGAGCGGCGGATCGCGGTGAGCGACCCCGGCTGCGGGCTGCCGTGGGAACTGCTGGCCGCCATCGGCAAGGTGGAGTCCGGGCACGCCCGCGGCGGCGCCGTCGACGCGGACGGCACCACGCTCACCCCAATCCTCGGGCCGGTCCTCGACGGCAACGGCTTCGCGCACATCTCCGACACCGACGGCGGCCGCTACGACGGCGACACCGGCTACGACCGGGCCGTGGGGCCGATGCAGTTCATCCCGTCGACCTGGGCGGGGTGGGCCGCGGACGGCAACGGCGACGGGCGCTCCGACCCGGACAACGTCTACGACGCGACGCTGGCGGCGGGCCACTACCTCTGCGCGGGCGGCCGGGACCTGACGGCGGCGGCCGACCTGGACCGGGCGATCCTCAGCTACAACTACTCGCGGGACTACCTCACCACCGTGCTGGCCTGGCTGGGCTTCTACCGCTCCGGGGTGCACGCGGTGCCGGACGGCGCGGGCGTGCTGCCGGCCAGCTCCGGCGCGGGCAACCCCCGGTCCGTACCGGAGAAGGGGAGCAGGACGCCGCCGGGAGAGCCGGACGGTCCCGGCGGGATCGTGGTCGGGCCGCGGCCGAGTCCTCCGGACGGCGGGTCGGGGGGCACCGGCGGCTCCGGGGGCTCGGGCGGTACGGGCGGATCCGGCGGTACGGGTGACTCCGGCGGCTCCGGCGATCCGGGCGGAACGGGAGACCCCGGCGGCGATCCGGGCGGCGGCGACCCGGGCCCCAGCCCCAGCGACCCGGGCGAGAGCGGCGGCTCCGGCGACCCGGGCGGCAGCGGCGACCCGGGGGGCGACCCCGGCGGCGGAACGGGAGACCCCGGCGACCCGGACCCCGGCGGCAGTTGCTCCGCAGACCCGGGTGAGTCCCCCTCGCCGAGCCCCGGCGAAGACCCGGGCGCGTCCCCCTGCCCGGACGACTCCGCCTCACCGGACCCGTCGGGCACCACCTGA
- a CDS encoding membrane protein, with the protein MSLRKNPLLTLALVAAALAAVLAAWAGTSWYAAAHDDAADFAASRDDALAAARQAVTNLNTLDHRDLDEGLDRWEASATGELLTQLRQGRAGFEKEVAKAETVTTAEVLSAALTELDDRAGRADVLVAVRITVAAPGEKPQAKESRMLGEVTRTGDGWKLSALGQAPAGDSAGGDAGEGSGRGPGQGTDQGPGSDSGRAGEAGQ; encoded by the coding sequence GTGAGCCTGAGGAAGAACCCCCTGCTGACGCTGGCCCTCGTGGCGGCAGCGCTGGCGGCGGTGCTCGCGGCGTGGGCCGGCACCTCCTGGTACGCGGCCGCGCACGACGACGCGGCGGACTTCGCCGCCTCCCGGGACGACGCGCTGGCCGCCGCCCGGCAGGCCGTGACGAACCTCAACACCCTCGACCACCGCGACCTCGACGAGGGCCTGGACCGCTGGGAGGCGTCCGCCACCGGCGAACTCCTCACCCAACTGCGGCAGGGGCGCGCCGGGTTCGAGAAGGAGGTGGCGAAGGCGGAGACCGTGACCACGGCCGAGGTGCTGTCGGCGGCGCTCACGGAACTGGACGACCGGGCCGGCCGGGCGGACGTGCTGGTCGCGGTCCGTATCACGGTCGCCGCCCCCGGGGAGAAGCCGCAGGCCAAGGAGAGCCGGATGCTCGGCGAGGTCACCCGCACCGGCGACGGCTGGAAGCTCAGCGCCCTCGGGCAGGCGCCCGCGGGCGACTCCGCGGGCGGGGATGCGGGCGAGGGGTCCGGCCGGGGCCCGGGGCAGGGCACCGACCAGGGACCGGGCTCGGACTCGGGCCGGGCCGGCGAAGCCGGGCAGTGA
- a CDS encoding nuclear transport factor 2 family protein — protein sequence MSRDGERESTAGVVVDAREREPAESADTAEAEAAEAGIAEAEAAEAGSGDSGGEGRTGSAAARRRLRAAGVAVLVALLLAGTGLLVQAARLNGDDALANRALTDSSGTAAVAGDVSNALSKVFSYAPEDPGVTARDADDLLAGPAREQYRQLFGQIRQRVVAQELTLTTHVVRAGVIRLDGDDATLLVLLDQITERKGKDPATAGAQLSVTAERQDGQWRITDLKSR from the coding sequence ATGAGCCGGGACGGCGAGAGGGAGAGCACGGCGGGCGTGGTCGTCGACGCGCGCGAGCGGGAGCCGGCGGAGTCCGCCGACACCGCCGAAGCCGAGGCCGCGGAAGCCGGTATCGCCGAAGCCGAGGCCGCCGAAGCCGGGTCCGGCGACTCCGGGGGTGAGGGCCGTACGGGATCCGCCGCCGCCCGGCGCCGCCTGCGGGCCGCGGGCGTCGCGGTGCTGGTCGCGCTCCTCCTCGCCGGCACCGGACTCCTCGTCCAGGCCGCCCGTCTCAACGGCGACGACGCGCTGGCCAACCGGGCGCTCACCGACTCCTCCGGCACCGCCGCCGTCGCCGGCGACGTCAGCAACGCGCTGAGCAAGGTGTTCTCGTACGCGCCGGAAGACCCCGGCGTCACCGCGCGGGACGCCGACGACCTCCTCGCCGGGCCCGCCCGCGAGCAGTACCGGCAGCTCTTCGGCCAGATCCGGCAGCGGGTCGTCGCCCAGGAGCTGACGCTCACCACCCACGTCGTACGCGCCGGGGTGATCCGGCTCGACGGCGACGACGCCACGCTGCTGGTCCTCCTCGACCAGATCACCGAACGCAAGGGCAAAGACCCGGCGACCGCCGGCGCGCAGCTCTCCGTGACCGCCGAGCGGCAGGACGGGCAGTGGCGCATCACCGACCTGAAGTCCCGCTAG
- a CDS encoding MCE family protein — protein MITRSVIVKNIVFALVAVLVIGYIGVRYADLGRYVGMRDYYTVRVELAETGGLFPHAEVTYRGVSVGRVGPIELTGTGVEAELRIRDSAPPIPADLSAEVANYSAVGEQYIDLKPAADSGPYLADGAVVGRQHTATPAPVTNLLTSVDSFATSVDTGELRTVVDELGDALAGQGDNLQRLLDTGSEFIRAADAALPYSTRLMIDGETVLRTQNDSGEALQEFAKGAEELTAQLKRSDGDLRRVVEAGPGAASQVTGLLRDLDPSLSILLANLLTTSEIAVTRQDGLEQLLVQLPQVAAAGSTAITSDGARFGMALSFFDPLPCTRGYGSTAYRNGLTTSPAGFNTAARCTAPASSGVNVRGSAHSPGGGGVPKPARPGSGLADDRPGTRAAPGALPGAPGLPAVGDGPTDMAGLLGLKEAR, from the coding sequence GTGATCACCAGGTCCGTCATCGTCAAGAACATCGTGTTCGCCCTCGTCGCGGTGCTCGTCATCGGCTACATCGGCGTGCGCTACGCCGACCTCGGCCGCTACGTCGGCATGCGCGACTATTACACGGTGCGCGTCGAACTCGCCGAGACCGGCGGGCTGTTCCCGCACGCGGAGGTCACCTACCGCGGGGTGTCGGTCGGGCGCGTCGGGCCGATCGAGCTGACCGGCACGGGCGTCGAGGCCGAACTGCGGATCCGCGACTCGGCCCCGCCGATCCCCGCCGACCTCTCGGCCGAGGTCGCCAACTACTCCGCCGTGGGCGAGCAGTACATCGACCTCAAGCCCGCCGCCGACTCCGGCCCCTACCTCGCCGACGGTGCCGTCGTCGGCCGCCAGCACACCGCGACGCCCGCGCCCGTCACCAACCTCCTCACCAGCGTCGACTCCTTCGCCACCTCCGTCGACACCGGCGAGCTGCGCACCGTCGTGGACGAACTCGGCGACGCCCTCGCCGGGCAGGGCGACAACCTCCAGCGGCTCCTCGACACCGGCAGCGAGTTCATCCGGGCCGCCGACGCGGCGCTGCCGTACAGCACCCGGCTCATGATCGACGGCGAGACGGTGCTGCGCACGCAGAACGACTCCGGTGAGGCGCTCCAGGAGTTCGCGAAGGGCGCCGAGGAGCTGACCGCGCAGCTCAAGCGCTCCGACGGCGACCTGCGCCGCGTCGTCGAGGCGGGCCCCGGCGCCGCGAGCCAGGTCACCGGGCTGCTGCGCGACCTCGACCCGAGCCTGAGCATCCTGCTCGCGAACCTGCTGACCACCTCGGAGATCGCGGTCACCCGGCAGGACGGCTTGGAGCAACTGCTCGTCCAGTTGCCGCAGGTGGCCGCCGCCGGTTCCACCGCCATCACCTCCGACGGCGCCCGCTTCGGCATGGCGCTCAGCTTCTTCGACCCGCTGCCCTGCACCCGGGGGTACGGCTCCACGGCGTACCGCAACGGCCTCACGACCAGCCCGGCGGGCTTCAACACCGCCGCCCGCTGCACCGCCCCGGCGTCGAGCGGCGTCAACGTCCGCGGTTCCGCGCACTCCCCGGGCGGCGGCGGGGTGCCCAAGCCCGCCAGGCCCGGCTCGGGACTCGCGGACGACCGGCCGGGCACCCGCGCCGCGCCCGGAGCGCTGCCCGGCGCGCCCGGCCTGCCCGCGGTCGGCGACGGGCCCACCGACATGGCCGGACTGCTCGGCCTGAAGGAGGCGCGATGA
- a CDS encoding MCE family protein: protein MNWHVKTVAGVVAAALVIASPLVVREVYESADVEFTGIQDLPLPGGADLGSHPYEVTAEFEDVLSLVPQSSVRVNDVAVGRVTDIEVADDRWTAVVTMKVNGDVRLPAGAYARIEQSSLLGEKYVQLLAPPGKKQADAEQAGDLGTAPGDVTTAILPDDGGTDIPLARTNRNPQVEEVFGALSMLLNGGGIEQLRTISRELNDALQGNEPQVRSMLKRVDTLMTSLDDNKDGITDALDSVNRLSATLATRKTEIGVILDDLSPGMKVLEEQRGALVTMLRSLDRLSDVAVETIDASKEDMIADLRALGKVLKNLADAGQALPASLEVLLTYPFTDEVLRGVKGDYLNIYLAVTAPSGTELIPPLTEDPVPGSGDPGGAPTGTALSLPLPSVGPTTPGAGPPASPDPGGPAPDGTGPRDPGSASPGGGPSDGAGIPSGSPPGSPSATEPESPPASGSESPGGESR, encoded by the coding sequence ATGAACTGGCACGTCAAGACGGTCGCCGGGGTCGTGGCCGCCGCGCTCGTCATCGCCTCCCCGCTGGTGGTGAGGGAGGTCTACGAGTCCGCGGACGTCGAGTTCACCGGCATCCAGGACCTGCCGCTGCCCGGCGGCGCCGACCTCGGCAGCCACCCGTACGAGGTCACCGCCGAGTTCGAGGACGTGCTGAGCCTTGTGCCGCAGTCCTCGGTGCGGGTCAACGACGTGGCCGTCGGCCGGGTCACCGACATCGAGGTCGCCGACGACCGGTGGACCGCCGTGGTCACCATGAAGGTCAACGGCGACGTGCGGCTGCCGGCCGGCGCGTACGCCCGGATCGAGCAGTCGAGCCTGCTGGGCGAGAAATACGTCCAGTTGCTCGCCCCGCCCGGGAAGAAGCAGGCCGACGCGGAGCAGGCGGGCGACCTCGGCACCGCCCCCGGGGACGTGACCACGGCGATCCTCCCCGACGACGGCGGGACCGATATCCCGCTCGCGCGCACCAACCGCAACCCGCAGGTCGAGGAGGTCTTCGGCGCCCTGTCGATGCTCCTCAACGGCGGCGGTATCGAGCAACTGCGCACCATCAGCCGGGAGCTGAACGACGCGCTCCAGGGCAACGAGCCGCAGGTCCGCTCCATGCTCAAGCGCGTCGACACCCTGATGACGAGCCTCGACGACAACAAGGACGGCATCACCGACGCGCTCGACAGCGTCAACCGGCTGTCCGCCACCCTCGCCACCCGCAAGACGGAGATCGGCGTGATCCTCGACGACCTCAGCCCCGGCATGAAGGTGCTGGAGGAGCAGCGCGGCGCGCTGGTCACCATGCTCCGTTCGCTCGACCGGCTCTCCGACGTCGCGGTGGAGACCATCGACGCGAGCAAAGAGGACATGATCGCCGACCTCAGGGCCCTGGGGAAAGTGCTGAAGAACCTCGCCGACGCCGGGCAGGCGCTGCCCGCCTCGCTGGAGGTGCTGCTCACGTACCCCTTCACCGACGAGGTGCTGCGCGGCGTCAAGGGCGACTACCTCAACATCTACCTCGCGGTGACCGCGCCCTCCGGTACGGAGCTCATCCCGCCGCTGACCGAGGACCCGGTCCCCGGCTCCGGAGACCCGGGCGGCGCCCCCACGGGCACCGCTCTGTCGCTGCCGCTGCCGTCCGTGGGACCGACGACGCCCGGCGCCGGCCCGCCGGCGTCCCCGGACCCGGGCGGTCCCGCGCCGGACGGCACGGGGCCCCGGGACCCGGGGTCCGCCTCTCCGGGCGGCGGCCCGTCCGACGGCGCCGGCATCCCGTCGGGGTCGCCGCCGGGCAGCCCGTCCGCTACGGAGCCGGAGTCGCCGCCGGCGTCCGGCAGCGAGTCGCCCGGGGGTGAGAGCCGGTGA
- a CDS encoding MCE family protein, translating into MARPVTGAVRRLRAAGGRLRGRRPVALLVTAAVLVAAGTWGVRALTGPDGKEITAYFDSGVGLYGGSDLRILGVKVGTVDSVEPEGDRVRVGLTLHDGVRAPADVQAAVIAPSVVSGRYVQLSPPYTGGPELADGDEIPVERTATPVEIDELYASLTDLSDALGPDGANATGELSKLLETGARNLEGNGKEIGDSIDRFGDATQTLSGRSGDLFGTIENLQSFTTMLKRNDRQVRDAEQQLADVGTFLAEDKDELAAALEELGTALGRVQGFIKDNRGRLKANVGKLADLTRLLVDNRASLAEALDTAPLATDNLLRAYNPGKRTIDGRGNLNELSMGGPPDAGLADDGGGATGREGLVPAPAERQEELPGLPLPAIGDVYGTPEQGGGR; encoded by the coding sequence ATGGCACGTCCTGTGACGGGAGCGGTGCGGCGGCTGCGCGCGGCAGGCGGCCGGCTGCGGGGCCGCAGGCCGGTCGCGCTGCTGGTGACCGCGGCGGTGCTGGTGGCCGCGGGCACCTGGGGCGTACGGGCGCTGACCGGCCCCGACGGCAAGGAGATCACCGCCTACTTCGACTCCGGAGTCGGCCTCTACGGCGGCTCGGACCTGCGGATCCTGGGCGTCAAGGTCGGCACGGTGGACTCCGTCGAGCCCGAAGGCGACCGGGTGCGCGTCGGACTGACCCTCCACGACGGCGTCCGGGCACCGGCCGACGTGCAGGCGGCGGTCATCGCGCCGAGCGTGGTCTCCGGCCGCTACGTGCAGCTCAGTCCCCCCTACACCGGCGGGCCCGAACTCGCCGACGGCGACGAGATCCCCGTCGAGCGCACCGCGACCCCGGTGGAGATCGACGAGCTGTACGCCTCCCTCACCGACCTCAGCGACGCCCTCGGCCCCGACGGTGCCAACGCCACCGGCGAGCTGAGCAAACTGCTGGAGACCGGCGCCCGCAACCTGGAGGGCAACGGCAAGGAGATCGGCGACAGCATCGACCGGTTCGGCGACGCCACCCAGACGCTCTCCGGCCGCAGCGGCGACCTCTTCGGCACCATCGAGAACCTCCAGTCCTTCACCACCATGCTGAAGCGGAACGACCGGCAGGTGCGCGACGCCGAGCAGCAGCTCGCCGACGTCGGCACCTTCCTCGCCGAGGACAAGGACGAACTGGCCGCGGCGCTGGAGGAGCTGGGCACGGCGCTCGGCAGGGTGCAGGGGTTCATCAAGGACAACCGCGGCCGGCTCAAGGCCAACGTCGGCAAGCTCGCCGACCTGACCCGCCTCCTCGTGGACAACCGCGCCTCGCTCGCCGAGGCGCTGGACACCGCGCCGCTGGCCACCGACAACCTGCTGCGCGCCTACAACCCCGGCAAGCGCACCATCGACGGCCGCGGCAACCTCAACGAGCTGAGCATGGGCGGGCCGCCGGACGCCGGCCTGGCGGACGACGGCGGCGGCGCCACCGGCCGCGAAGGGCTCGTACCGGCGCCCGCGGAGCGGCAGGAGGAGCTGCCGGGACTGCCGCTGCCCGCGATCGGCGACGTCTACGGCACGCCGGAGCAGGGAGGCGGGCGATGA